In Zea mays cultivar B73 chromosome 7, Zm-B73-REFERENCE-NAM-5.0, whole genome shotgun sequence, the following proteins share a genomic window:
- the LOC100285819 gene encoding mini zinc finger protein 3 isoform X1, producing MFLRASSCAERGRKLTMKRLLILQRCEPIVRFSCCSVRYGDCRRNHAASTGGHAVDGCREFIAEGEEGTSGALKCAACGCHRSFHRRVQVYEVAWGYGSDTSSTE from the exons ATGTTTCTG AGGGCGTCATCCTGTGCTGAAAGGGGGAGGAAGCTGACGATGAAGAGGCTGTTGATCCTGCAAAGGTGTGAGCCGATCGTGCGGTTCAGCTGCTGCAGCGTGCGCTACGGGGACTGCCGTCGGAACCATGCAGCGAGTACTGGAGGCCACGCAGTTGATGGATGCCGAGAGTTCATCGCTGAAGGGGAGGAGGGCACCAGTGGTGCTCTAAAGTGCGCCGCCTGCGGTTGCCACCGCAGCTTCCACCGCAGGGTTCAGGTGTATGAGGTTGCATGGGGTTATGGATCCGACACGTCGTCGACTGAGTAG
- the LOC100285819 gene encoding Mini zinc finger protein 3, whose product MKRLLILQRCEPIVRFSCCSVRYGDCRRNHAASTGGHAVDGCREFIAEGEEGTSGALKCAACGCHRSFHRRVQVYEVAWGYGSDTSSTE is encoded by the coding sequence ATGAAGAGGCTGTTGATCCTGCAAAGGTGTGAGCCGATCGTGCGGTTCAGCTGCTGCAGCGTGCGCTACGGGGACTGCCGTCGGAACCATGCAGCGAGTACTGGAGGCCACGCAGTTGATGGATGCCGAGAGTTCATCGCTGAAGGGGAGGAGGGCACCAGTGGTGCTCTAAAGTGCGCCGCCTGCGGTTGCCACCGCAGCTTCCACCGCAGGGTTCAGGTGTATGAGGTTGCATGGGGTTATGGATCCGACACGTCGTCGACTGAGTAG